One Denticeps clupeoides chromosome 12, fDenClu1.1, whole genome shotgun sequence genomic window carries:
- the ncoa5 gene encoding nuclear receptor coactivator 5 isoform X3 gives MAAERRQNKSQSRPSPPRRTPYGGYGESRDGRPRSRSPVRSRESRDHREPGREPRPGPGPARDHDPRDPASERYRGSEGREKDRGDPSYRNEGYDRYYRMEDYYRKKEPYREPYREAWSGRRESEDERASEGERRRNELYRQYYEELQRRYDSERPVDCSVIVVNKQQKEYAETVGRKVRDVGMVVDLIFLNTEVSLTQALEDVSRARTPFAIIITQQHQVHRSCTVNILFGTPQEHRNMPMQDAMVLVAQNYNIYKVEHRDKEREEIARKAAKMADDVLMRELDREPHPASLLSTITLLSEGRFLTPEELDRLIEYLRDKRGRFLQGGGDLHAGSHTAAAPVTHEAPAQPVSAMAHQPALSAPPSATLAPPSNHQQELQAKILSLFNSGVGATASVSSTLLTPQPQSYGGAMGVQPSPVPLSTPAVPKMVQSVSPTVIGARPAMAPAAPLGYGAPASRMAVPQGVPRPLVPGTGINFDNPSVQKALDTLIQSGPSINHLVNSGSLGAAGPRPSQAMGQAQPMSHYARPY, from the exons ATGGCAGCGGAGAGACGACAGAATAAATCTCAGTCCCGGCCGAGCCCTCCACGAAG GACCCCGTACGGCGGATATGGGGAGTCCCGGGACGGCCGTCCCCGCTCCCGCTCCCCTGTGCGGAGCCGGGAGTCCCGGGACCACAGGGAGCCGGGACGCGAGCCGAGGCCCGGCCCCGGCCCCGCCCGCGATCACGACCCTCGAGATCCCGCCAGCGAACGGTACCGTGGCTCCGAGGGACGGGAGAAAGACAGAGGCGACCCCTCGTACAG AAACGAGGGCTACGATCGGTACTACCGCATGGAGGATTACTACCGCAAGAAAGAGCCGTACCGGGAGCCGTACCGGGAGGCCTGGAGCGGCCGGAGGGAATCGGAAG ACGAGCGGGCGAGCGAGGGCGAGCGGCGGCGGAACGAGCTGTACAGGCAGTACTACGAGGAGCTGCAGCGGCGCTACGATTCCGAGCGGCCCGTCGACTGCTCCGTCATCGTCGTCAACAAGCAGCAGAA GGAATACGCCGAGACGGTGGGGAGGAAGGTCCGGGACGTGGGCATGGTGGTTGACCTCATCTTCCTCAACACGGAGGTCTCCCTGACACAAGCGCTGGAGGACGTGAGTCGGGCGCGCACCCCTTTCGCCATCATCATTACCCAGCAGCACCAGGTGCATCGCTCCTGCACCGTCAACATCCTGTTTGGAACGCCGCAAG AACACAGGAACATGCCCATGCAGGACGCCATGGTCCTGGTGGCCCAGAACTACAACATCTACAAGGTGGAGCACCGCGACAAGGAGCGGGAGGAGATCGCCAGGAAGGCGGCCAAGATGGCGGACGACGTGCTGATGAGGGAGCTGGACCGCGAGCCGCACCCCGCGTCTCTGCTGTCCACCATCACGCTCCTGTCCGAGGGCAG GTTTTTGACTCCGGAGGAGCTGGACCGGCTCATCGAGTACCTGAGGGACAAGCGAGGACGCTTCCTCCAGGGCGGCGGGGACCTGCACGCAG GGTCCCACACTGCAGCAGCGCCAGTCACTCATGAAGCTCCTGCCCAGCCTGTGTCTGCGATGGCCCACCAGCCGGCCCTTTCAGCCCCGCCCTCTGCTACCCTGGCTCCGCCCTCCAACCACCAGCAAGAGCTCCAGGCCAAAATCCTGAGTCTGTTCAACAGCGGCGTGGGAGCCACGGCGTCGGTGTCCAGCACCCTCCTGACGCCCCAGCCGCAGAGTTACGGCGGCGCCATGGGGGTCCAGCCGAGTCCAGTCCCGCTCTCCACCCCCGCGGTTCCCAAAATGGTCCAGTCCGTTTCACCGACGGTAATCGGCGCTCGGCCGGCCATGGCGCCCGCCGCCCCCCTGGGCTACGGCGCCCCCGCCAGCCGCATGGCGGTCCCGCAAGGCGTGCCCCGCCCACTGGTGCCCGGCACGGGCATCAACTTTGACAACCCGAGCGTGCAGAAAGCTCTGGACACCCTCATTCAGAGCGGACCCTCCATCAACCACCTGGTGAATTCGGGAAGCCTGGGCGCGGCCGGGCCACGCCCGAGCCAGGCGATGGGCCAGGCCCAGCCCATGTCTCACTACGCCCGCCCTTACTGA
- the ncoa5 gene encoding nuclear receptor coactivator 5 isoform X2 encodes MTSHRQSVSSVKVKEDVSAMSRRRSRSGTPPNHGTNSNHPYHLERRIFVGNLPTTLMDKKELEDLFSPYGKINDINMAAERRQNKSQSRPSPPRRTPYGGYGESRDGRPRSRSPVRSRESRDHREPGREPRPGPGPARDHDPRDPASERYRGSEGREKDRGDPSYRNEGYDRYYRMEDYYRKKEPYREPYREAWSGRRESEDERASEGERRRNELYRQYYEELQRRYDSERPVDCSVIVVNKQQKEYAETVGRKVRDVGMVVDLIFLNTEVSLTQALEDVSRARTPFAIIITQQHQVHRSCTVNILFGTPQEHRNMPMQDAMVLVAQNYNIYKVEHRDKEREEIARKAAKMADDVLMRELDREPHPASLLSTITLLSEGRFLTPEELDRLIEYLRDKRGRFLQGGGDLHAGSHTAAAPVTHEAPAQPVSAMAHQPALSAPPSATLAPPSNHQQELQAKILSLFNSGVGATASVSSTLLTPQPQSYGGAMGVQPSPVPLSTPAVPKMVQSVSPTVIGARPAMAPAAPLGYGAPASRMAVPQGVPRPLVPGTGINFDNPSVQKALDTLIQSGPSINHLVNSGSLGAAGPRPSQAMGQAQPMSHYARPY; translated from the exons atgacaaGCCATAGGCAGTCAGTGTCGAGCGTTAAGGTTAAAGAGGACGTTAGTGCCATGTCCCGCAGAAGAAGCCGAAGTGGAACCCCGCCCAACCACGGCACCAACAGCAATCACCCCTACCACCTGGAGCGCCGCATTTTTGTGGGGAATTTGCCGACCACTCTGATGGACAAGAAGGAGTTGGAGGATCTGTTCAGTCCGTATGGGAAGATAAATG aTATAAATATGGCAGCGGAGAGACGACAGAATAAATCTCAGTCCCGGCCGAGCCCTCCACGAAG GACCCCGTACGGCGGATATGGGGAGTCCCGGGACGGCCGTCCCCGCTCCCGCTCCCCTGTGCGGAGCCGGGAGTCCCGGGACCACAGGGAGCCGGGACGCGAGCCGAGGCCCGGCCCCGGCCCCGCCCGCGATCACGACCCTCGAGATCCCGCCAGCGAACGGTACCGTGGCTCCGAGGGACGGGAGAAAGACAGAGGCGACCCCTCGTACAG AAACGAGGGCTACGATCGGTACTACCGCATGGAGGATTACTACCGCAAGAAAGAGCCGTACCGGGAGCCGTACCGGGAGGCCTGGAGCGGCCGGAGGGAATCGGAAG ACGAGCGGGCGAGCGAGGGCGAGCGGCGGCGGAACGAGCTGTACAGGCAGTACTACGAGGAGCTGCAGCGGCGCTACGATTCCGAGCGGCCCGTCGACTGCTCCGTCATCGTCGTCAACAAGCAGCAGAA GGAATACGCCGAGACGGTGGGGAGGAAGGTCCGGGACGTGGGCATGGTGGTTGACCTCATCTTCCTCAACACGGAGGTCTCCCTGACACAAGCGCTGGAGGACGTGAGTCGGGCGCGCACCCCTTTCGCCATCATCATTACCCAGCAGCACCAGGTGCATCGCTCCTGCACCGTCAACATCCTGTTTGGAACGCCGCAAG AACACAGGAACATGCCCATGCAGGACGCCATGGTCCTGGTGGCCCAGAACTACAACATCTACAAGGTGGAGCACCGCGACAAGGAGCGGGAGGAGATCGCCAGGAAGGCGGCCAAGATGGCGGACGACGTGCTGATGAGGGAGCTGGACCGCGAGCCGCACCCCGCGTCTCTGCTGTCCACCATCACGCTCCTGTCCGAGGGCAG GTTTTTGACTCCGGAGGAGCTGGACCGGCTCATCGAGTACCTGAGGGACAAGCGAGGACGCTTCCTCCAGGGCGGCGGGGACCTGCACGCAG GGTCCCACACTGCAGCAGCGCCAGTCACTCATGAAGCTCCTGCCCAGCCTGTGTCTGCGATGGCCCACCAGCCGGCCCTTTCAGCCCCGCCCTCTGCTACCCTGGCTCCGCCCTCCAACCACCAGCAAGAGCTCCAGGCCAAAATCCTGAGTCTGTTCAACAGCGGCGTGGGAGCCACGGCGTCGGTGTCCAGCACCCTCCTGACGCCCCAGCCGCAGAGTTACGGCGGCGCCATGGGGGTCCAGCCGAGTCCAGTCCCGCTCTCCACCCCCGCGGTTCCCAAAATGGTCCAGTCCGTTTCACCGACGGTAATCGGCGCTCGGCCGGCCATGGCGCCCGCCGCCCCCCTGGGCTACGGCGCCCCCGCCAGCCGCATGGCGGTCCCGCAAGGCGTGCCCCGCCCACTGGTGCCCGGCACGGGCATCAACTTTGACAACCCGAGCGTGCAGAAAGCTCTGGACACCCTCATTCAGAGCGGACCCTCCATCAACCACCTGGTGAATTCGGGAAGCCTGGGCGCGGCCGGGCCACGCCCGAGCCAGGCGATGGGCCAGGCCCAGCCCATGTCTCACTACGCCCGCCCTTACTGA
- the ncoa5 gene encoding nuclear receptor coactivator 5 isoform X1: protein MTSHRQSVSSVKVKEDVSAMSRRRSRSGTPPNHGTNSNHPYHLERRIFVGNLPTTLMDKKELEDLFSPYGKINALSMFRGYGFVQFERVEEAEAAKAGQSGRLYKGYRLDINMAAERRQNKSQSRPSPPRRTPYGGYGESRDGRPRSRSPVRSRESRDHREPGREPRPGPGPARDHDPRDPASERYRGSEGREKDRGDPSYRNEGYDRYYRMEDYYRKKEPYREPYREAWSGRRESEDERASEGERRRNELYRQYYEELQRRYDSERPVDCSVIVVNKQQKEYAETVGRKVRDVGMVVDLIFLNTEVSLTQALEDVSRARTPFAIIITQQHQVHRSCTVNILFGTPQEHRNMPMQDAMVLVAQNYNIYKVEHRDKEREEIARKAAKMADDVLMRELDREPHPASLLSTITLLSEGRFLTPEELDRLIEYLRDKRGRFLQGGGDLHAGSHTAAAPVTHEAPAQPVSAMAHQPALSAPPSATLAPPSNHQQELQAKILSLFNSGVGATASVSSTLLTPQPQSYGGAMGVQPSPVPLSTPAVPKMVQSVSPTVIGARPAMAPAAPLGYGAPASRMAVPQGVPRPLVPGTGINFDNPSVQKALDTLIQSGPSINHLVNSGSLGAAGPRPSQAMGQAQPMSHYARPY, encoded by the exons atgacaaGCCATAGGCAGTCAGTGTCGAGCGTTAAGGTTAAAGAGGACGTTAGTGCCATGTCCCGCAGAAGAAGCCGAAGTGGAACCCCGCCCAACCACGGCACCAACAGCAATCACCCCTACCACCTGGAGCGCCGCATTTTTGTGGGGAATTTGCCGACCACTCTGATGGACAAGAAGGAGTTGGAGGATCTGTTCAGTCCGTATGGGAAGATAAATG CGTTGTCCATGTTTCGTGGGTACGGATTTGTGCAGTTTGAGCGGGTGGAAGAGGCTGAGGCTGCAAAGGCGGGACAGAGCGGTCGGTTATATAAAGGTTATAGACTAG aTATAAATATGGCAGCGGAGAGACGACAGAATAAATCTCAGTCCCGGCCGAGCCCTCCACGAAG GACCCCGTACGGCGGATATGGGGAGTCCCGGGACGGCCGTCCCCGCTCCCGCTCCCCTGTGCGGAGCCGGGAGTCCCGGGACCACAGGGAGCCGGGACGCGAGCCGAGGCCCGGCCCCGGCCCCGCCCGCGATCACGACCCTCGAGATCCCGCCAGCGAACGGTACCGTGGCTCCGAGGGACGGGAGAAAGACAGAGGCGACCCCTCGTACAG AAACGAGGGCTACGATCGGTACTACCGCATGGAGGATTACTACCGCAAGAAAGAGCCGTACCGGGAGCCGTACCGGGAGGCCTGGAGCGGCCGGAGGGAATCGGAAG ACGAGCGGGCGAGCGAGGGCGAGCGGCGGCGGAACGAGCTGTACAGGCAGTACTACGAGGAGCTGCAGCGGCGCTACGATTCCGAGCGGCCCGTCGACTGCTCCGTCATCGTCGTCAACAAGCAGCAGAA GGAATACGCCGAGACGGTGGGGAGGAAGGTCCGGGACGTGGGCATGGTGGTTGACCTCATCTTCCTCAACACGGAGGTCTCCCTGACACAAGCGCTGGAGGACGTGAGTCGGGCGCGCACCCCTTTCGCCATCATCATTACCCAGCAGCACCAGGTGCATCGCTCCTGCACCGTCAACATCCTGTTTGGAACGCCGCAAG AACACAGGAACATGCCCATGCAGGACGCCATGGTCCTGGTGGCCCAGAACTACAACATCTACAAGGTGGAGCACCGCGACAAGGAGCGGGAGGAGATCGCCAGGAAGGCGGCCAAGATGGCGGACGACGTGCTGATGAGGGAGCTGGACCGCGAGCCGCACCCCGCGTCTCTGCTGTCCACCATCACGCTCCTGTCCGAGGGCAG GTTTTTGACTCCGGAGGAGCTGGACCGGCTCATCGAGTACCTGAGGGACAAGCGAGGACGCTTCCTCCAGGGCGGCGGGGACCTGCACGCAG GGTCCCACACTGCAGCAGCGCCAGTCACTCATGAAGCTCCTGCCCAGCCTGTGTCTGCGATGGCCCACCAGCCGGCCCTTTCAGCCCCGCCCTCTGCTACCCTGGCTCCGCCCTCCAACCACCAGCAAGAGCTCCAGGCCAAAATCCTGAGTCTGTTCAACAGCGGCGTGGGAGCCACGGCGTCGGTGTCCAGCACCCTCCTGACGCCCCAGCCGCAGAGTTACGGCGGCGCCATGGGGGTCCAGCCGAGTCCAGTCCCGCTCTCCACCCCCGCGGTTCCCAAAATGGTCCAGTCCGTTTCACCGACGGTAATCGGCGCTCGGCCGGCCATGGCGCCCGCCGCCCCCCTGGGCTACGGCGCCCCCGCCAGCCGCATGGCGGTCCCGCAAGGCGTGCCCCGCCCACTGGTGCCCGGCACGGGCATCAACTTTGACAACCCGAGCGTGCAGAAAGCTCTGGACACCCTCATTCAGAGCGGACCCTCCATCAACCACCTGGTGAATTCGGGAAGCCTGGGCGCGGCCGGGCCACGCCCGAGCCAGGCGATGGGCCAGGCCCAGCCCATGTCTCACTACGCCCGCCCTTACTGA